Genomic segment of Coffea arabica cultivar ET-39 chromosome 1e, Coffea Arabica ET-39 HiFi, whole genome shotgun sequence:
CTCTGCAAGTGGATATCCTTCTGCAGATAACAAGTTGATAGGCATTCATCTGGTTGATGTCAATGACAGAGTGGACAATGATTTGCATCAAGCCTTTAGTGCCCAACTCTCTCAACAGTCTGATAATACCTGTTTAAGCGAGTGCAACCCAAGTTTAATTCCTAAAGATGAAAAGCATGGGAATGGAGTTCAAAGTCTAACACTTGGGGAAGCCTTATATGGAGATGGATGTGCTCAAAATCCTTCTGGAGATGACTTGTTTGACATACTGGGGGTTGATTTTAGAAACAAATTGCTAAATTGCGGCTGGAATAACTCTCAGAATAGTACGTGTGACTCAAGCATAACATATTTGGATAAGAATAGTTCTGTGTGGTTTAAAGGTTCGGATGCTTCTACTGACTTGTATCCTGTCAATCAAGGACAGTCAGAGAGCAGCATATTCTCTGGGGCGAGCACAGACCACCTTTTAGATGCTGTTATCTCCAGTATCCAACCTTCAGGCAAGCTGAACATGGATGATAGTGTTTCTTGCAGGACAATGTTGACCAACACAAGTAGCTCCTCTGCTCCAAATGCTTCACGCCCCTGCTCCATGGTCAGTTTGTCTGGTCAAACGCAGGGAGATTTATTTGCTTTTCCTAAATCCATGACAAAACCTGGTAGTCTTGGCTCCTATTCATTGGGATCTGGGCCCGGCAAGGATGATAAAGGAAGCTATTCCAATAGTGGTTCCATATGTGGGTCACAAATTAGCTCATGGATTGAACATCAAGATGTCAAGCCAAGTAGCAGTGTATCAACTGCATATTCTAAGAAACCTGATGAAATGACCAAGACAAATCGCAAAAGGCTTAAACCTGGGGAGAATCCTCGACCCAGGCCAAAAGATCGTCAAATGATCCAAGATCGTGTCAAAGAATTAAGGGAAATCGTGCCAAATGGGGCAAAGGTGAGTTTCTTATTCAAACTCTGAACCTTGTTTCTCGTTTCCCTTCGTTCCATTTCTGTTTCAAACGCAGACTAGTAATGCACTTGATTGATACCTGATTTATGTAACAGTGTAGCATTGATGCACTCCTAGAACGAACTATAAAGCATATGCTTTTCTTGCAAAGTGTCACGAAGCATGCGGACAAGCTGAAGCATACTGGAGATTTTAAGGTAGTTGCATTCTTGGGCAAGATTTTCGTACTAATACAAACTCTAAAAGGCAGATGCAAAACTATAAGGAGATTAATGTGGCATGGACATCTCGCACATGTTACTTATAAATGCTACTCTGAAACTAAAAATAGTACAgatttataaaattattttactaGTTGGACTTGTACAAAACCAGGGTACTATAGAAAGTCTAAACAACTAACTCACAGAATATTTGAGGTGATGGAAGAAACTTATGACGCTGatccttttatttttgaattCAGCAGATACTTGGCAAGGAAGGTGGACTACTTATTAAAGATAACTATGATGGTGGAGTTACATGGGCATATGAGTTGGGCTCCCAGTCTATGGTCTGCCCTATCATAGTTGAGGATCTTAATCAACACCGTCAAATGCTTGTGGAGGTACTCATTGACATCGGTTACAGGGTGTGACGCTTTTGCAATTTTTACTTGTTTTGATTAACATTTTGTGTTGTGACAGATGCTTTGTGAAGAAAGAGGTTTGTTTCTAGAAATAGCTGACATAATTAGAGGATTGGGACTGACAATCTTGAAGGGCATTATGGAAACTCGCAATGAGAAAATCTGGGCGCGCTTTGCTGTGGAGGTAGGTCTTGTAGTAAATGGTTGCTTCAGATGGGAATCTTGACCTCAAACTTTGTATTCTTATCCCCAAAAGGGGTGCAAATAACTAGGAGTATATCAGAAACCTTGACTAGTTTTTAGTGATATCATTTTATCTATTTGAGATCGTCTCTGTTTGTGGCCTCTATGGAGTTCAGGTAGTGATTTCGGTGTGGAGGAAAAGGCTGCTAGATTACTACTTACTGTTTTTATACTTCTTCTACCTGTACTTGTATATCCTGCTACTATATGTGAACAGAATAGTTAAGCCTTTTACTTGGGCAATCAAGTGCAAATTTTAAATTACTATTTCTCTCAATAAGCTTGTTAACTAAAACATTTTTTCAAGCAGGCTAATAGAGATGTGACAAGGACGGACATCTTCATCGCACTTGTTCGTCTACTGGAGCAAACAACCAAAAATGGTGCAACTCTGGCCAACTGCATTGAAAGTGAGAGTATGATGGTTCCTCAGTTTCAGCAAGCTACCTCAATACCAGCATCTGGTAGGCCATGTGATTTGCAGTGATCCATCTGCTGCGTAACTTTAGGTCTGGGATATGTTAAGAGTGAGCAAAGTTTTATGCTTGCTGTGACTAACAGTTGTTCCAGACGAATTAGCTTGTTGATCCAACAACTGACTGAAGTTTGTTATCTTCCATGAGCTAAATTGTATTCCACATCGATTTAGATCTGGGAAGATGAGTTTAGGCAATGAGAACTACAGTGTGTAAGATGCTTCCTAGACTGTTTACTCTCTTGCATGGTTGAAGCTTTGTTCTTCCCATAGTTTCACAGTTTTATTAGTTGGAAGGAGATTAAACGAGAGAGAACAAGATGTTTGCATGGTAGAAGCTTTGTTCTTCCCATAGTTGTCGCAGTTTTATTAGTTGGAAGGAGGTTTTAACAAGATGGGAAGGAAATTTTCATCTCCCTCCCTCTTTGATTGCAGAAAGGGTTCTGTTTGATCATCTGTCTGTTGTGAATTATCACATTGCTTCTGTACAGAAAAGGAGATGATGATAGGAGTCGTCCAAGTTTTCAATTGTCTGTTGACATTGCCTATTTCTAGTATTATTTGGCATTTGCTTCTGGTTTGATTGTGTGTTATTCCAGTAAAATTATTTTCAACCTTCATCATTTTCAATTCAACTTCTCAAAATCTTATGAACATTTTGTGGCAGTAGAGTGCTTTGATGCCAAACACAGAATTTTGGCTGAAATTTGCATTGATAAAGCTCAACTCAACAATTCAACTAATTACAATACGAATTGTACTGcacttttttccttctttaaaAGTCaaattatattaaatttttttttttaagttcagGTTACCCTGAATTTTACAAGGGAAACTACTGCAAATACAACAATTTTTCCTTTGTCAACCTTggaaaaaaaagttgaaattcTCAATGTTGATGACTACACTAGATCTCCCTACATGCTCAGCCGACTTTCCCAAACAGACAAAGCAAATTAGATGTGCTAAAACATTCCTAATGGGATTGTGTGGCTCTCAGTCCATGGATTGGGTGGACAAATTGAAAATCTGAGTGGAGATTTCCCACCTCCGAAAGTAACATAGGCTCTTGTTTCTGTTGTGTTTTGCGGCTTTGGATGAAATTGTAGAAATCTTGTAATGAAGACCAGATACAGATATTAGTGAGTGGATGTCCACCTCATGCATCAGACATCATTAACATTGAGTAGTTTCTTTACCTACTCCAATGAGGAATGAGGACACTAAAAGCTTTACTTACAGCAGAGATAATCAGATGTCAAAACCCACCCAAACCAAAGAAATATTTGCATGCAATAGCAATTAATACAGTTAAATTCATCGTAGTTTGCTTTCAAATTTGGTTCGACAATTAATCAAGTCAAACTTGAACAGCATTTTATATTTGTTAATTTTCATactcaataataaaaaaaaaactcgttcATTCTTGATTCGTCAAATAAACAAGTCAACTTTGAACGAAATTTCAAACCAgtctaaaataatcaaataagtttGAATATTAGGATGTTCGGTTTGATTAGATTCATTTATACCCCTACATTTTACCTCATTTAACCAAATTAATTTGGTGCTAATCTAATTTAATGGTGTGAAGCAATTGGATCAGTATTTATCATTTCTCACTTGTAGCTTTTCCATCAAGAAACACAAGTAAAATCTCTTGATTTCAACAGTAGAAAATGGCTATTGAAATATGCAAGAAATAATCAAATTAAATGTTGGATAATTCTacttttctatctttttttctttgtaagTCCATATTTTATTGAAAAGGAGAAGCAAACCAGCTTTGAAAATGGAGAATATTCCAAACCAACTTTTCCATTCTTATTGTTTCACTATTTGGTTCGGCATATTAATTTTGATGGAATACTCTTTTTAATAACCAAACAGCACAAAAGAATATTCGTCAGAGTTATTAAATCATATACACACATGGGATTTTTAGGCATGAAAAAGGAGAAACAAGAAATTGTACTCCAGACGAATATTTAATGCACCAATAACATGGTACAAATAAATGAACTGGCAGagtataaaaaatttaaaaactgcTGGAGTCACCAGGCCATTCAAGGTGACTGTTTGATTCCCTATGAACTCCATTGAAACTGCAAATATTTGCAGATGTTTCAAGTTTCGGGTTGCCACTAAAAAAAACATAATGCTGTTCAAAATTCAGCCCTGACAAATATATGGGCATTTGTGTTAGATTTGTTGATGATTTATATTCCAAACCCTTGATCTTacaaagtaattttttttttctttttttgtcaaaacGGCACCCTACTCCTACTCTAGTTTATTCTAGGGGAGGGTCCAATTGGACCTACCGGGGTACCAACGGAAACTAAACTATCATCGGATCAGACGGATACATTACGCACCCGTATAGATTTAAATCACTTAAAGTGGCAAGCCACATATAGTAACAAGTGACAATTAATAGGGGGTAAAGTTTGAACTCTTAACAAAGCAATTATCAAAAGAAGAAACCAAGTTTGGATTCTTCTTCTACGACAGAATATATTCAAACCCATGAACATGACTTTTACAAgacaaaattataataaaatggATGGCGTTCTCGTGCTACTAGTTGCATCAGCAGGAATCAAGAACAAAATCCAGAATTATTCCAATAGGTTTGATTCTTTAACATCTAAGTTTGCTTTTCTGTCTTGCCCTATATTGGTGCGTGCCAAAGTGATTtccacaagaaaagaaaaagaaaaaataattaaaaaaaggtTATAAAAATAAGATAGTAGGTGTTACAAGTTTGAATTCTGAGGCATGAGATGATTTTCTCAATTCATAAGATAAAAGAGATCATATGACAAAACCCTTTGTAAAACTTTGCAAGAAAATTGAGACTGATTATTCTTCCCATTACGATTTGTGGAGAGCCAGACATGTGGTATTTTCTCAAACAATTAAAATATTCCTCCATTGGTAGTTAAAGTAGTTGCATATTTTGTATAAAAAAGCGGCAGCTAATTAATCTGTCTTTTGGAATGAAAAGACAGTAACCTAAATTTGAATGGCTGATTTCTTTTGATAAAACAGACATCTTTTATAGTCAATTTTTGCCTTCATAAAATTCCACAAGTAGCAAACTTTATTTTGCACTCTCCCTTAAAGACTAACAATTATAAAATTGTTAGTTGTAAAATTGAGAAATTGTAAAATTGCCTAACAACAATTAATGGCAGACACCAGAATTTAGTTTAGGTAAGGGAAAAGGTAAATATAAACTTATCCAAGGAATGTTTGGATTCATTGAACTCAAAGACAACAAACTCACAATTAACCAGGAAAACATCTCCTTAGGTGCTACTAATTTGACTATTTCTATTTCTCTATGTTTTTAGTTTCTCTCAGCACTAATTtgactcctttttcttttcaatttctgTGATGGACTTTTATGTTGTGTCAGTGAGTTCATTATATGAGAGTTACAACATTATTTTCTTAGGAAAATATGACAGATGAAAAATATATCTCTTAAAAATGCACTTCGCTTCACTTATGGTTATTTTTTAAGGTAGTTCTCAAACATATCACTGCATAAATTTTTGGTTAAACGTATacgttaaataaaaaaaatagttgaaaaatgtgtttaacCTAAGCTTGCCGAATCAGTTTCTTAGTTGAATAATCCATTAGTAATCCCACGCATGAACTTAAAAGTTTTCCACACAATGCACCTACAAGTTCTGACACCATTTACAAGTGGATAACACTCAAAAATGGAATAGTATAGAACCTCTTGTCTGTGTGGTTTTCCTGTTTTTGGTACCAGGGACCTGTGGTTAAGTGATTATGAACCGCAACCTTGTCTGAAGTCGGAATATTTTGGAAAAGACTTTTAACATCTTTGGAGGCAGGTTAAATCTAGTCGTTTCTAAGGGTAAGGGATTGCATTCCATAATCTCAACGAAAGGGATAAAGAATATTACTTGTAGACAGATAACACATGTCGACATTGTGGTAAAACCATTGTCTAGCAAATGTGACTAAATTCTACAATTCTAACCCATATGCTGTAACAAAGACACCAAACATTTGTTGTGCAACTATAGGCCACTCCCAAAAGATCCTCATGATTAAGTGTTTACCCTTCAATCTCCTAATGCCCTTTGAAACATTGATTGCCCTCACaaagtttgaaatgatttgaccATCCTCTCCCATTATAAGATTTTAAATGTTGCCTCTCAACGTGTTGATTTTGTTTTCGGATTTGCCTTGGTTCAAGGAAAGAGGGGAGGCTCCATTTTCCATATGGGAATGGCTAAGATTGACCAAAATTTTAAGGTTCAAAGAAGATGGTTAACATATTTAACATGTCATACATAACTTTTAATGTTGTTTGTGAGTGCTTCAAATCGGTGTCATAAAATTTGTATGTTGGACAAGATGTTATATGATTTACAACAATAAAACATACCAATTAAAATTTGATTATAACACTCACAATGTTTCAATCTCTTATCCACGTTCAAGTGGCACTTTAAGCCGTCAATAGTTAGAACCTCCAAATCAACTTAcaactaaaaagtgaaaactATACATATCATCCACAATTTTCCAAGAGATGCTAAAGAAACTGCATAACAGCTTGATCTCAAAGTTTGTACCAATGCAAAACAGTTCATTGTACCACTATGGAATTCTACTTGCCTTTACAAAATAATCACAGATAGCTACCAGGTGGACCAATTATATCTTCTTCTGGTAGAAATCCAACAAGAACAAGGGTACCTCAAATATTTATGTACCTGTTATTAGAAGAAAGCCTCAAAAAATCAATCTTAGCTTTACTTGAGGTCATATGGACTGCTGTATGTGGGTAACAGATAATGTATGCTACTGTCATAAACCACCCCAACTTAGTCATTGTAAGAACTTTCTTTGTACCTGCATCGTACGAAAAAAGAACCTTTATGACTTGTCCAAGACATAGATATATTTTAATGTCTGCGTCCACATTCTCTCTTTTCTTATAAATTGATCATCACCTTCACTCCTCAGACCATAGCCCACAAGAGTGATTTGTCCATATATTTCATGCAACCTATAGTACCTGTTAGCTCATTTAGTCATGGAAATGGGGTCTGGAAACAACGAGAAAGCCGGCATTTTGACGAGGGGATGGCGGTGGGTGAAGGATTTACCTAAGAATTCATTTGCAAAAGGTGTAGAAATTGCTAGACAAACAAAGAAGATTGGCCAAGATGACCCTAGAAGAGTGATCCATTCCCTTAAACTAGGACTAGCACTCACATTAGTTTCATTGTTCTACTACTTTCAGCCACTTTacaaaaattttggtgtctccGCAATGTGGGCTGTGATGACTGTAGTGGTTGTTTTTGAATTCTCTGTAGGTGAGTTGCCAACTACGAAATCCATTTTATTTGGGAAGTCTACTTGTCATTCCAAATCTATGTAAACTCCAAAGAAATACTGAATTGGGATACTTTTTCTAATGTTTTCAGGTGCAACAATCGGCAAAGGATTAAATAGAGGACTAGCAACGTTTATAGCTGGTGCTTTAGGTGTTGGAGCACATTACTTGGCCAGCATGACAGGGAAAGTAGGCGAGCCGATATTCATTGGGCTATTTGTGTTCCTCCAAGGTATGTTGTTTCtagtgcaatatatatatattgcaccATTGCTTTATCTCTTAATCTTATTTAACATCTTGGGATAAGAGAGAAAACATCCTAATAATATGTTCATGATATCTTGGTGATTTGCAGCTGCTGTAACTACATTTATTCGATTCTTTCCCAAAGTGAAGGCCAGATATGACTACGGATTGGTGATTTTCATCTTGACATTCAGTCTTGTGTCCATATCCGGCTTTCGAACTgatgaaatacttgatttggCGCATAAAAGATTATCTACCATATTTGTTGGTGCGTCCACCTGTGTGATTGTTTCGATTTTCGTTTGTCCTGTATGGGCCGGTGAAGATCTTCACAATCTCGTAGCTGATCATCTTGAGAAACTTGGAAATTTCTTAGAAGGTACAGTTTTGATCCTAGAGTTATTGCAGTATGCCATTATAATTTATAAACCAGGTTAAACCACTAGCCAGTTGAATTTTCTTGTTATATTATGAGCTCGAAAACTCAAGAGTTGATCTTTGATTTTAGGCTTTGGAGAAGAATACTTTGCAGGATCAGTGGAGGCAGAGTTTAAGGATAACAAGTCTTTTCTGGTTGGCTATAAAAGTGTTCTTAATTCCAAAACCACTGAAGAAAACCAAGTGAGCAGAAGCTTTCTGATGCTATTAAAATCTGTTGTACTTAACGTACATGCACTGATCTCTGCATGCTTCCTTTGCAGGCTAATTTGGCAAGATGGGAACCCGGTCATGGAAAGTTCATGTATCTCCATCCCTGGGAGCAGTACCTGAAAATTGGAGCTCTGACTCGAAAATGTGCCTGCAGAATTGAAGCTCTTAACAGCTACCTGAATTCTGAGATCAAAGTATTATACCATCAACAATCTCTAACACACTTATATTCATTCCATACTTCGTAATTATAACTAATTTAGAGTTACATCACTAAATAAGGTCCACGAATGATATGGAATCTGAAGCAAATTATAACAACTTCATAGAAAGATAATGGCATGAAGCATTACCAAACTAGAAAGAAATTTAACATCTCTTCAGGAATTAATAAAAACTTGAATTTTTCAATGAATTTTAGGCAAAAGGCAATGAACAACCACATTACTGCTTCTTAGTGAACCTATCACGTGTTCAATTAGTTGAAAACCAGTTTTATTAGTTAGCAACACTCGAACACTTCCCGACTGGTGCAGCCACATCAATCAGGATGTTTGTATCGACTTCAATTAGCTTTAACAGAAACaatgttttttttctcttgGCAACTAGCAAAGATAGGGCTTATTCATTTTCTGTAACGAAAATTTTCACCAAACTACTATTTTAGGATTAAATGATTTTCTGCTGCTTTTCTCATAAAACTGATGCAAATTACGCTACTGTTTTAGGCACCAGAAGAGGTCTTTCAGAAAGTCCAGGAGATATGTACAATAATGAGCAAAGAATCAGGTCAAGCACTCAAAGAATTGTCATTGGCAATCAGAACAATGACAAAGCCATCCTCTCCTAATCGTCACATTGTAAACTCGACAACAGCAGCCCAGAACCTCGAATCCTTACTCAAGTCAGGCTCATGGGAAGGCATTAACCTTCGACAGCTAATATCAGTAGCAGCAGTTGCATCTCTGTTAATTGATATAGTCATCTCTGTGGAGGATATTGCTGAGTCTGTTACTGAGCTTGCAACACTTGCAAAATTCCAGAGTCCAGAACTGAATGTCCCAGAAAGCAAAATACCATCAAATGCAGGCATCAGTACTAAACAGCTTCAAGTCCAAGATTGTCCTCGTGTCATTATTTCCATTAATCTAACTCCAGCCACTCATGAAGTCCACCAATCCCAGTTTCAAGATTCGAATCAAGAAGCCAAGCAAAATGTCCAAGTGtaaatatgatacaaaaccaCAAACAAGTATTAAAGTTTGGGGTCATATCGAAGTATATATATTCTAGCATTTTATTCTTATGTATGCAGAATCCACGTATAACTTATTTTGTTACTAATACCAGAGCAGACAAATCCTGCTAATGAACTTGTATCCATCGAATGCAACCTTTTTTATCCAAATAGGGGGTTAACCCTGTAAGCATATCTATCCATCTATTACTATTATGCAAAGCACCATGAGTTTTGGTATTTTAACTATAAGCATTGTTGTGATCTTAGCCTTCCTTATTCCGGTCATGCAATTattaattgatgattgaaatatCATATTGTGCccttattatttatttaatcatgattaaatacTATATATACATGTTGGTTTACAATTTTGAATGAGAACACAAAGGTCatcaaaatattaaattgaCGATTAAATTCACTTTATTATAACATATCaattaagaaaatgaaaaaagcaaaatggcaaaaataattcaaaaatactAAAACAAAAGGATTTTTGAACTATAATTAACCTTTTAAAATTGTACTTATACTAATGCATATTTTCTCCTATTGTCCTCACTTGTTAATGTCTTAGACTATAAAATGTCACCAAAATGTTGCTTAGAAAAGTTCTTCTCAAAATGCTCTAAAAGTTTGAATTAGAAATTAGTCTTTTAAGGAATGTGTTGGTGGAAAGAAGGGATCATTGcttaatttttattaatgaaaCCTTATTGCTACGAGGCTTGAAAGCTTTGCTTATCTATGCACAAAACTTAGGAAGGGCAAAGGTCATCTATTtataaaaaccaaaaaaaacccCAAACTTAGAGTTATGGTGATAatcaatttaatttaatacTCTCATCTAACACCATCAATTGATTTCTATAATTCCTACAACTTCTTAATGTGAATATGGGTCAATAAAATGGTGGTGTTAATCATTGATTGAACCATTTATGCCCTGTACAATGGCTTAAATCAAGACTCGATAAAGTGTGAAGTTACGAAAAAACTTTTTCAAGTTGCATGAGAAAGAAGACTCAATTATGAAGAGGGAAAATATTGACGGATTGGCATTGGAAATTGGTTATGATAGTAAAGCAAAGGAAGGTTTAGATTCAGAATTTCAACTTACACGTACTTGAAAGTACTCCTAGAGACTTTTAAGGTATTTTCTTAACTCTGCCTAAGTTTTTTATAACAATATATAGAGTATAGATTTAAGAGattcttaaactcttgcattGATTTTAGATGCCATGATTTCCAATTGATTCGATTTGGAGCTAGAAGAAGGAGTTAGCTTAGGATCTCTTATACAATGGTTACAAAAGAGCATGCTTTAACAAATATTTTGTTAAGTTTGATTTCGTATATTGGTCTGGTAAATcatacaaaattttctcttattACTATGACAACTCctgtaaaatggtaaaatataCAGTAATTTAGTTAACCTTCCATCTTTAGAGTTTTTATATGTTAGAATGTAGTATaaatgtttatttttttaatatacaaTAAATGTTTTGTTGGCAATTACTACATTTTATACAAATATTATgttacaaatcaaaattttgCAAGAATTATAGTACATCAAAAATAGTATACCTTAAGAAAATATATTTACGTGCAAAGTACGTGGCTTATTACTAGTCTTTTAAGTGTACATTAACGCAAGAAAAGCAGCCGGTTTATTTTTTAGCCTATGTTGCCAGAAATTGCTAAATCACCTAGAGATCTCCTGTTTCTGAACCTATTTACCGTGACAGATTTGAAGAGCTTCTGTACTGTTTACAATGGTGCTACATACGAAGACTCACTTTGCAAAATGGTTAATAAGGGTTCGTTTCCTAACTACATTCCTCCCAAAAGAACTTTAACTataaaattagaattttgtccGTGCCTTAGcacggttttttttttaatttattatgaatttatacaaatataaataatttaaatacaaaaaGTAACAACAATCCTACATATTCATCTatattaactttaaaaaattaatgtattttaaatgttcaattatttactaatttttaaaaatttgtttacatACTTTCATTATAATATGATAGTATACATCAAATCATGTACTCCATATCAAAAATTTGGCAgatattcttgtagataatttaaatttttatattgacCATAAATCTAGAACTATATATTCATatttaattaagtagaaaaaaatctagcaattcattttttttcatcgATAAATATTCAGTTTCCAATAATATTGGTAAATCTGTTGGTGTAatagttaattctttttttacacactaatttaattcaaaattttgggaAGAAATGATGAATAATTTGAATACTAATCAACGGTATGGTGGTGAAAGGAAGTAATTTGGGATATGTAAGATTTCAATAATTAAGGAAGTAA
This window contains:
- the LOC113705252 gene encoding transcription factor LHW isoform X1, translating into MGSLLKEALKTLCGVNQWSYAVFWKIGCQNPKLLIWEECYYEPVIYATGLPRNSGIEGFENWNSAEACNSQLGVGAGNELHLLVNKMMMENQVNVLGEGLVGRAAFTGSHQWILSENYRRDAHPPEVLKEVVQQFSAGMQTIAVIPVLPHGVVQLGSCMPIMENVAFVNDVKTLVLQLGCVPRILLSESYATKEPAPKLGIPVCAGSSFMRNCSESSDMYASTPFIANSCDFKTNLTQMEACLAQTSGAIGQVQGIDHPSVAMFQASDFCRSPLASHVEQYQAKIGPSANTNSPSTGQLANGVAKAEVMCSNPEVSLNQQSFLCIPRSTFNCQPAIGSSDINRGSLKFLEQQILSNSSFQNHMDKSFNVSNNMMMSILRANAGLVSSSSQDSVTCQSANVGESYGGVKSNRISVSTMGSLSDADLLSCNSNSGAHNVSDSQIANSSKLEGSLSKAVDCSSACKLLTNNSASGYPSADNKLIGIHLVDVNDRVDNDLHQAFSAQLSQQSDNTCLSECNPSLIPKDEKHGNGVQSLTLGEALYGDGCAQNPSGDDLFDILGVDFRNKLLNCGWNNSQNSTCDSSITYLDKNSSVWFKGSDASTDLYPVNQGQSESSIFSGASTDHLLDAVISSIQPSGKLNMDDSVSCRTMLTNTSSSSAPNASRPCSMVSLSGQTQGDLFAFPKSMTKPGSLGSYSLGSGPGKDDKGSYSNSGSICGSQISSWIEHQDVKPSSSVSTAYSKKPDEMTKTNRKRLKPGENPRPRPKDRQMIQDRVKELREIVPNGAKCSIDALLERTIKHMLFLQSVTKHADKLKHTGDFKQILGKEGGLLIKDNYDGGVTWAYELGSQSMVCPIIVEDLNQHRQMLVEMLCEERGLFLEIADIIRGLGLTILKGIMETRNEKIWARFAVEANRDVTRTDIFIALVRLLEQTTKNGATLANCIESESMMVPQFQQATSIPASGRPCDLQ
- the LOC113705252 gene encoding transcription factor LHW isoform X2; the protein is MGSLLKEALKTLCGVNQWSYAVFWKIGCQNPKLLIWEECYYEPVIYATGLPRNSGIEGFENWNSAEACNSQLGVGAGNELHLLVNKMMMENQVNVLGEGLVGRAAFTGSHQWILSENYRRDAHPPEVLKEVVQQFSAGMQTIAVIPVLPHGVVQLGSCMPIMENVAFVNDVKTLVLQLGCVPRILLSESYATKEPAPKLGIPVCAGSSFMRNCSESSDMYASTPFIANSCDFKTNLTQMEACLAQTSGAIGQVQGIDHPSVAMFQASDFCRSPLASHVEQYQAKIGPSANTNSPSTGQLANGVAKAEVMCSNPEVSLNQQSFLCIPRSTFNCQPAIGSSDINRGSLKFLEQQILSNSSFQNHMDKSFNVSNNMMMSILRANAGLVSSSSQDSVTCQSANVGESYGGVKSNRISVSTMGSLSDADLLSCNSNSGAHNVSDSQIANSSKLEGSLSKAVDCSSACKLLTNNSASGYPSADNKLIGIHLVDVNDRVDNDLHQAFSAQLSQQSDNTCLSECNPSLIPKDEKHGNGVQSLTLGEALYGDGCAQNPSGDDLFDILGVDFRNKLLNCGWNNSQNSTCDSSITYLDKNSSVWFKGSDASTDLYPVNQGQSESSIFSGASTDHLLDAVISSIQPSGKLNMDDSVSCRTMLTNTSSSSAPNASRPCSMVSLSGQTQGDLFAFPKSMTKPGSLGSYSLGSGPGKDDKGSYSNSGSICGSQISSWIEHQDVKPSSSVSTAYSKKPDEMTKTNRKRLKPGENPRPRPKDRQMIQDRVKELREIVPNGAKCSIDALLERTIKHMLFLQSVTKHADKLKHTGDFKILGKEGGLLIKDNYDGGVTWAYELGSQSMVCPIIVEDLNQHRQMLVEMLCEERGLFLEIADIIRGLGLTILKGIMETRNEKIWARFAVEANRDVTRTDIFIALVRLLEQTTKNGATLANCIESESMMVPQFQQATSIPASGRPCDLQ
- the LOC113689416 gene encoding aluminum-activated malate transporter 2; amino-acid sequence: MEMGSGNNEKAGILTRGWRWVKDLPKNSFAKGVEIARQTKKIGQDDPRRVIHSLKLGLALTLVSLFYYFQPLYKNFGVSAMWAVMTVVVVFEFSVGATIGKGLNRGLATFIAGALGVGAHYLASMTGKVGEPIFIGLFVFLQAAVTTFIRFFPKVKARYDYGLVIFILTFSLVSISGFRTDEILDLAHKRLSTIFVGASTCVIVSIFVCPVWAGEDLHNLVADHLEKLGNFLEGFGEEYFAGSVEAEFKDNKSFLVGYKSVLNSKTTEENQANLARWEPGHGKFMYLHPWEQYLKIGALTRKCACRIEALNSYLNSEIKAPEEVFQKVQEICTIMSKESGQALKELSLAIRTMTKPSSPNRHIVNSTTAAQNLESLLKSGSWEGINLRQLISVAAVASLLIDIVISVEDIAESVTELATLAKFQSPELNVPESKIPSNAGISTKQLQVQDCPRVIISINLTPATHEVHQSQFQDSNQEAKQNVQV